The Methyloferula stellata AR4 genome includes a window with the following:
- a CDS encoding Spy/CpxP family protein refolding chaperone has product MMKNRFPLALVLAGLISAGGIAAAINAQAQQAPHDDPASKMMMMGHDRDHESSHELSPADRAAFLDARVAALHAGLTLTPDQEKLWPPVETALRGAAQTMADRRKIWHDEPRPADPVQFLKRVSEGALARGEALKKLADAAGPLYATLSDEQKHRLPILLEHLHPHGMHSAMMGQGEHRSGPEGEHHGWWSHDHSDHDDHDDQSDH; this is encoded by the coding sequence ATGATGAAGAACCGTTTCCCCCTAGCCCTCGTTCTAGCAGGACTCATCAGTGCAGGCGGTATCGCCGCCGCGATCAATGCTCAGGCGCAGCAGGCGCCGCATGATGATCCGGCCTCGAAAATGATGATGATGGGGCATGATCGAGATCATGAATCCTCGCATGAACTCTCGCCGGCGGACCGGGCGGCTTTTCTCGATGCGCGCGTCGCGGCTCTGCATGCTGGCCTCACTCTGACGCCGGATCAGGAGAAGCTTTGGCCGCCGGTCGAAACCGCGTTGCGCGGGGCCGCTCAGACCATGGCCGACCGGCGCAAGATCTGGCACGACGAACCGCGTCCCGCCGATCCGGTGCAATTCCTGAAGCGGGTCAGCGAGGGCGCGCTCGCGCGCGGCGAAGCGCTGAAGAAACTCGCCGACGCCGCGGGGCCGCTTTATGCGACCTTGAGCGACGAGCAGAAACACCGGCTGCCGATCCTGCTCGAACATCTGCATCCGCACGGAATGCATTCTGCGATGATGGGCCAGGGCGAACATCGCTCCGGGCCGGAAGGTGAACATCACGGCTGGTGGTCGCATGATCATTCCGATCACGACGACCATGACGATCAATCGGACCACTGA
- the pgi gene encoding glucose-6-phosphate isomerase: MDQTKLTDAWDALAAHRAEMENQKIADFFAADPERYAKFHIQLDDVLFDFSKHRVTRKTLDLLVALARAAGLEEKRAALFAGDLVNVTEHRSAMHMALRNLTDRPMIAEGRDVMPEVLAERKKVLAFAEAIRKGEIKSASGAPFTDIINIGIGGSDLGPAMAGRALSPFVSPKLKLHFVANVDGADLGDTLAGVPLATTLFIICSKTFTTLETMTNAASARAIVAEKLGEAAVADHFCAVSTALDKVAAFGIKPDRIFGFWDYVGGRLSVWSSIGLSLAIGIGAEKFEKFLLGGQDIDTHFRETPLEQNGPVIMALIGIWYRNLWDYRTQAVIPYDQRMARFPAYLQQLEMESNGKSVRLNGEPVTHETAPVIFGEPGTNGQHAFFQMLHQGTDIVPIDFLIAAQPNAADAKHHQLLFANCLAQSEALMRGRSLAEVETQLQKQGLDAAAIKALAPHKVFAGNRPSSTFIYKKLSPRVLGQLIALYEHKVFVQSVIWNINAFDQWGVELGKELALRLAPIIADKSASTAGLDSSTAGLIAEMRKLNKGS, encoded by the coding sequence ATGGACCAAACAAAGCTGACGGACGCCTGGGACGCTCTCGCCGCGCATCGGGCCGAAATGGAAAATCAAAAGATCGCGGATTTCTTCGCCGCCGATCCGGAACGCTACGCGAAGTTCCATATTCAGCTCGACGACGTTCTCTTCGATTTCTCGAAACATCGCGTCACCCGGAAAACCCTCGATCTGCTTGTAGCGCTTGCCCGCGCGGCGGGGCTTGAAGAGAAACGCGCGGCGCTTTTTGCGGGCGATCTCGTCAACGTGACGGAACATCGAAGCGCCATGCATATGGCGCTGCGCAATCTGACCGATCGGCCGATGATCGCCGAAGGCCGCGACGTGATGCCGGAAGTGCTCGCGGAGCGTAAAAAGGTCCTCGCCTTCGCCGAAGCGATCCGCAAGGGCGAAATCAAATCGGCGAGCGGCGCGCCCTTCACCGATATCATCAATATAGGCATCGGCGGCTCGGACCTCGGCCCCGCCATGGCGGGACGCGCCTTGTCGCCCTTCGTTTCGCCGAAGCTCAAATTGCATTTCGTCGCCAATGTCGATGGCGCCGATCTCGGCGACACATTGGCCGGCGTGCCTTTGGCGACGACGCTCTTCATCATCTGCTCCAAGACCTTCACGACCTTGGAGACGATGACGAATGCCGCATCCGCACGCGCCATCGTCGCGGAAAAATTGGGCGAGGCCGCCGTCGCCGATCATTTCTGCGCGGTCTCGACGGCGCTCGACAAGGTTGCCGCCTTCGGCATCAAGCCCGACCGCATCTTCGGCTTTTGGGATTATGTCGGCGGACGGCTCTCGGTCTGGTCGTCGATCGGGCTCTCGCTCGCGATCGGCATAGGCGCGGAGAAATTCGAGAAGTTCCTGCTTGGCGGTCAGGATATAGACACGCATTTCCGCGAGACGCCGTTAGAGCAAAACGGCCCCGTGATCATGGCGCTTATCGGTATCTGGTATCGCAACCTCTGGGACTACCGGACTCAGGCGGTGATCCCCTATGATCAGCGGATGGCGCGCTTTCCCGCCTATCTGCAACAGCTCGAAATGGAGTCGAACGGCAAGTCTGTGCGCCTCAACGGCGAGCCGGTCACGCATGAAACGGCGCCGGTCATTTTCGGCGAGCCCGGCACCAATGGCCAGCACGCCTTCTTCCAGATGCTGCATCAAGGCACCGACATCGTGCCGATCGATTTTCTGATCGCGGCACAACCCAATGCGGCCGACGCCAAGCATCATCAATTGCTATTCGCCAATTGCCTCGCCCAGAGCGAAGCCTTGATGCGCGGACGCTCGCTCGCGGAAGTCGAGACGCAATTGCAAAAGCAGGGTCTCGATGCGGCTGCGATCAAGGCGCTGGCGCCGCACAAGGTCTTTGCGGGCAACAGACCATCGAGCACATTCATCTATAAGAAACTATCGCCGCGCGTGCTCGGCCAGTTGATCGCGCTTTATGAGCACAAGGTCTTCGTGCAATCGGTGATCTGGAACATCAATGCCTTCGATCAATGGGGCGTCGAACTCGGCAAGGAATTGGCGCTTCGGCTGGCGCCGATCATCGCCGACAAGAGCGCATCGACCGCGGGACTCGACTCATCCACCGCCGGATTGATCGCCGAGATGCGCAAACTCAACAAAGGATCTTGA
- the mctP gene encoding monocarboxylate uptake permease MctP has translation MTSELDYPAIAVFVFFFLLVTVMGFVAAKWRRPATLAHIDEWGLGGRQFGTWITWFLVGGDFYTAYTVIAVPALVFGVGAYGFFALPYTIIVYPFVFAVMPLLWRRAKDGAHVTAADIVHDQYQSRGLELAVALTGIIATMPYIALQLIGMAAVIKALGLTGEIPLILAFLVLALYTYSSGLRAPALIAFVKDAMIYIIVIVAIAIIPIKLGGYGAIFSAADEAFKAKGSGGILLAPSQYMAYATLAFGSALAAFMYPHTLTGIFASKSAQTIRKNAMLLPAYTLLLGLIALLGYMGHAAHLKVASNNDVVPMLFKTLFPGWFAGFAFAAIGIGALVPAAVMSIGAANLFTRNVWKAYVDPNVSHAGEAKVAKVTSLVVKVGALLVILFLPTQFALDLQLLGGLWILQTFPAVVFGLFTNWFRAPALLAGWASGLAVGTYFSWMDGLKPLHTLVFGDTKITLYVGLLALVLNIVVTLAVNALLAQRKPVISTAE, from the coding sequence ATGACGAGTGAGCTCGACTATCCGGCGATCGCCGTCTTCGTCTTCTTCTTTCTGCTCGTGACCGTCATGGGCTTCGTCGCCGCGAAATGGCGGCGGCCCGCGACGCTCGCCCATATCGACGAATGGGGATTGGGCGGTCGCCAATTCGGTACCTGGATCACCTGGTTCCTGGTCGGCGGCGATTTTTACACCGCCTATACGGTGATCGCGGTTCCGGCGCTCGTCTTCGGCGTCGGCGCCTACGGCTTCTTTGCCTTGCCCTATACGATCATCGTCTATCCTTTCGTCTTCGCGGTCATGCCGCTGCTCTGGCGCCGCGCCAAGGACGGAGCTCACGTCACCGCCGCCGATATTGTTCACGATCAATATCAATCGCGCGGGCTCGAACTTGCCGTCGCCCTGACGGGCATCATCGCGACCATGCCCTATATCGCCTTGCAGCTCATCGGCATGGCGGCTGTCATCAAGGCTCTTGGCCTTACCGGCGAAATCCCGCTGATTCTGGCCTTCCTCGTACTCGCGCTCTACACTTATTCGTCCGGCCTGCGGGCGCCGGCCCTGATCGCCTTCGTCAAGGATGCGATGATCTACATCATCGTGATCGTCGCGATCGCCATCATCCCGATCAAGCTCGGCGGCTATGGCGCGATCTTTTCGGCGGCCGACGAGGCCTTCAAGGCCAAGGGATCGGGCGGCATCCTGCTCGCGCCTTCGCAATATATGGCCTATGCGACGCTCGCCTTCGGATCGGCGCTCGCCGCCTTCATGTATCCGCATACGCTGACCGGGATTTTTGCGAGCAAGAGCGCCCAGACGATTCGCAAAAACGCGATGCTGCTGCCGGCCTATACATTGCTCCTCGGCCTTATCGCCCTGCTCGGCTATATGGGCCATGCGGCGCATTTGAAGGTCGCGAGCAATAATGACGTCGTCCCGATGCTCTTCAAGACCTTGTTCCCCGGATGGTTCGCGGGCTTTGCCTTCGCTGCCATCGGGATTGGCGCGCTGGTGCCCGCCGCCGTGATGTCGATTGGCGCCGCCAATCTTTTCACGCGCAATGTCTGGAAGGCCTATGTCGATCCGAACGTCAGCCATGCGGGCGAGGCCAAGGTCGCGAAAGTCACTTCCTTGGTCGTCAAGGTCGGCGCATTGCTGGTCATCCTGTTTCTGCCGACGCAATTCGCACTCGATCTGCAATTGCTCGGCGGATTGTGGATCTTGCAGACCTTTCCCGCGGTAGTCTTCGGCCTATTTACAAACTGGTTCCGCGCGCCGGCTTTGCTCGCGGGCTGGGCGTCCGGCTTGGCCGTCGGCACCTATTTCTCTTGGATGGACGGGTTGAAGCCGCTTCATACGCTGGTCTTCGGCGACACGAAGATCACGCTTTATGTCGGACTTCTGGCGCTTGTTCTCAATATTGTCGTGACGCTCGCCGTCAATGCCTTATTGGCGCAACGCAAGCCCGTGATAAGCACGGCCGAATAG
- a CDS encoding DUF3311 domain-containing protein, with protein sequence MPKSRPSPLWFLLLLPYLGLLIVGPYNRAAPDLFGFPFFYWYQLAWVPLTSILIYIVYRSLPDDE encoded by the coding sequence ATGCCGAAATCCCGCCCGAGCCCGCTGTGGTTCCTGTTGCTGCTTCCCTATCTCGGACTGCTTATCGTCGGCCCCTATAACAGGGCGGCTCCCGATCTTTTCGGCTTTCCCTTTTTCTATTGGTATCAGCTCGCTTGGGTGCCGCTGACCTCGATCCTGATCTACATCGTCTATCGGAGTCTGCCCGATGACGAGTGA
- a CDS encoding helicase-related protein: MNVLVPAAHLHPSDRAKSVSVLLGPTNTGKTHYAIERMLSHASGIIGLPLRLLAREVYNRVAEKVGASAVALITGEEKIKPKNPRYWISTVEAMPRDLDVAFVAIDEIQLAADLDRGHIFTDRLLNRRGSEETLLIGASTMERALRELLPGAPIFSRPRLSKLTFAGEKKIARLPPRSAIVAFSAEEVYAIAEWIRRQRGGAAVVLGALSPRTRNAQVEMFQNGDIDYIVATDAIGMGLNLDVDHIAFASDRKFDGWHYRRLIPAEFGQIAGRAGRHMRDGTFGTTGRCPPFDPELVEALEDHRFEPVRMLQWRNTDLDFASLTALAASLDITPKEPGLTRAPVAQDQLVLEIASRDEKVIRAAKTKADIARLWETCQIPDYRKLSPAAHAELALSIFHFIVRAGHIPQDWFARHVSVLDRVDGDLDTLSARIAQVRTWTFIANRTDWLDDPEHWQGVTRRVEDILSDALHERLAQRFVDRRTSVLMRRLRENVMLEAEVTSSGDVMVEGQHVGHLNGFRFTADPQAGGEAARTLNAAAQKALASEIEGRATRVHEAVDEAFVLANDGLIRWLGEPVAKLVDGAHILEPRARILSDEQLTGADLEKVQRRLDLWTAQHIKKLLGPLAELEKGEGLEGIARGIAFQVAESLGILERARVAEDVKGLSQEARAALRKFGVRFGAFHLYLPQLVKPAPRALAAQLWALRHGGVEEMKGLDEVPHLASSGRTSFVADKDVPKGLYRAAGFRVCGDRAVRVDILERLADLIRPAVAYRPGTTPGDPPPGSADGDGFVVTVNMTSLAGCSGESFASILRSLGYQSEQRKGPAITLPLIPKASTEPVHVTEPAATQETPAPEADASAGEAKPEAVEETVVQEAIAEETVAEETPVEVITAEPSAEAPAEVPMEVQAEISAEAPAESPADTAAEAASEPVAAAPDQIEAAEPAAEAEPQLIEVWHPHRQHHQKHTAPRNQRNRPARHAHAGAPGAPANAATTPETVEAGAAAALNHEGRDDAHRGERHRNDNRRHQPRRENQKQNQEAGAAPAAGEGNEQSAKPHFDNRRGKSGPKGPRQDEHRQDRQNKPANAPRPPRERQPDPNSPFAKLLELKARLENNADSK, from the coding sequence ATGAATGTCTTAGTTCCGGCGGCCCATCTGCATCCAAGCGATCGCGCGAAAAGCGTCAGCGTGCTGCTCGGGCCGACCAATACCGGCAAGACCCATTATGCGATCGAGCGCATGCTTTCGCATGCGAGCGGCATCATCGGCCTGCCACTGCGGCTGCTCGCCCGCGAGGTCTATAATCGCGTCGCTGAAAAGGTTGGCGCTTCGGCGGTCGCGCTCATCACCGGCGAGGAAAAGATCAAACCCAAAAATCCGCGCTATTGGATATCGACGGTCGAGGCTATGCCACGCGATCTCGACGTCGCCTTTGTGGCGATCGATGAAATCCAACTCGCTGCCGATCTCGACCGCGGCCATATTTTCACCGACCGGCTGCTCAACCGGCGCGGCTCCGAAGAGACTTTGCTGATCGGCGCCTCGACGATGGAACGCGCATTGCGCGAGCTTTTGCCGGGCGCGCCCATCTTCTCGCGCCCGCGCCTGTCGAAATTGACCTTCGCCGGAGAGAAAAAGATTGCGCGGCTGCCGCCCCGCTCGGCCATCGTCGCCTTCTCGGCCGAGGAAGTCTATGCGATCGCAGAATGGATCAGGCGCCAACGCGGTGGGGCGGCGGTTGTTCTTGGAGCTCTATCGCCGCGCACCCGCAATGCCCAAGTCGAAATGTTTCAAAACGGCGACATAGATTATATCGTTGCGACGGACGCGATCGGCATGGGCCTCAATCTCGATGTCGATCACATTGCCTTCGCGTCCGACCGGAAATTCGACGGCTGGCATTATCGCCGCCTCATTCCAGCCGAATTCGGCCAGATTGCCGGGCGCGCCGGACGCCATATGCGCGATGGGACATTCGGGACCACCGGCCGTTGTCCGCCGTTTGACCCGGAACTGGTCGAAGCCTTGGAAGATCATCGCTTTGAACCGGTCCGTATGCTGCAATGGCGCAACACCGATCTCGATTTCGCGTCTCTGACGGCGCTCGCGGCCTCGCTCGATATCACGCCGAAAGAGCCCGGTTTGACACGCGCGCCTGTCGCGCAAGACCAATTGGTGCTGGAAATCGCCTCCCGCGACGAAAAAGTGATCCGCGCCGCCAAGACGAAAGCCGATATCGCGCGGCTATGGGAAACTTGCCAGATCCCCGATTACCGGAAATTATCCCCGGCGGCTCACGCGGAATTGGCGCTTTCGATCTTCCACTTTATTGTGCGGGCGGGCCATATTCCACAGGATTGGTTCGCCCGGCATGTGAGTGTATTGGATCGGGTCGACGGCGACCTCGATACCCTATCCGCACGAATTGCTCAGGTTCGCACCTGGACCTTCATTGCGAATAGAACGGACTGGCTTGATGACCCCGAGCATTGGCAGGGGGTCACGCGTCGGGTAGAGGACATATTGTCGGACGCTTTGCACGAGCGTCTCGCCCAAAGGTTTGTGGACCGGCGGACGAGCGTGCTCATGCGTCGTTTGAGAGAGAACGTGATGTTGGAAGCGGAAGTAACGAGCAGCGGCGATGTGATGGTCGAAGGCCAGCATGTCGGTCATCTCAACGGTTTTCGCTTCACAGCCGACCCGCAGGCCGGCGGCGAAGCGGCGCGCACCTTGAATGCCGCCGCGCAAAAGGCGCTCGCGAGCGAAATCGAAGGACGCGCGACACGCGTTCACGAGGCGGTCGACGAAGCCTTCGTTCTCGCCAATGACGGGTTGATCCGCTGGCTCGGCGAGCCGGTCGCGAAACTCGTCGATGGAGCGCATATACTCGAACCACGCGCGCGCATCCTGTCAGACGAGCAATTGACCGGCGCCGACCTCGAAAAGGTGCAAAGGCGGCTCGATCTCTGGACGGCGCAACATATTAAGAAGCTTCTCGGCCCGCTGGCGGAGCTCGAAAAAGGCGAAGGGCTCGAAGGCATTGCACGCGGCATCGCCTTCCAAGTGGCGGAGTCGCTCGGCATTCTCGAACGCGCCCGCGTCGCGGAAGATGTCAAAGGCCTGTCGCAGGAAGCGCGCGCGGCTCTGCGCAAATTCGGCGTGCGCTTCGGCGCCTTTCATCTCTATCTGCCGCAACTCGTCAAGCCGGCGCCGCGTGCGCTCGCCGCGCAACTCTGGGCCTTGCGCCATGGCGGCGTCGAAGAGATGAAAGGCCTCGATGAAGTCCCGCATCTCGCCTCTTCGGGACGCACGTCTTTCGTCGCCGACAAGGATGTGCCGAAGGGCCTTTATCGCGCGGCGGGCTTTCGCGTCTGCGGCGACCGCGCGGTGCGCGTCGATATTCTGGAACGTCTCGCCGATCTCATCCGCCCCGCCGTCGCCTATCGGCCCGGCACCACGCCCGGCGATCCGCCGCCAGGCTCTGCCGATGGCGATGGATTCGTCGTGACCGTCAATATGACATCGCTTGCGGGTTGCTCTGGCGAAAGTTTCGCCTCGATCCTGCGCTCGCTCGGCTATCAGTCGGAGCAACGCAAAGGTCCAGCGATCACCTTGCCTTTGATTCCCAAAGCCTCGACCGAACCTGTGCATGTGACCGAGCCCGCGGCAACGCAAGAGACACCGGCGCCGGAAGCAGACGCAAGCGCGGGCGAGGCGAAGCCGGAGGCTGTCGAGGAAACAGTTGTCCAAGAAGCAATTGCCGAAGAGACAGTTGCCGAAGAGACGCCTGTTGAAGTGATAACTGCCGAACCATCGGCGGAAGCACCCGCCGAAGTCCCGATGGAGGTCCAAGCCGAAATATCGGCAGAAGCTCCGGCGGAGAGCCCGGCGGACACCGCCGCTGAGGCGGCAAGCGAGCCCGTCGCGGCAGCGCCCGATCAAATCGAGGCCGCTGAGCCGGCTGCCGAAGCCGAACCCCAACTCATCGAAGTCTGGCATCCGCATCGCCAGCACCACCAAAAACATACTGCGCCGCGTAATCAACGCAACCGGCCCGCAAGACATGCGCATGCCGGCGCTCCTGGTGCACCGGCCAACGCAGCGACAACCCCTGAAACGGTCGAGGCCGGTGCCGCGGCGGCACTGAACCACGAGGGCCGCGACGACGCCCACAGAGGCGAGCGGCATAGAAACGACAATCGCAGACATCAGCCGCGCCGCGAAAACCAAAAACAAAATCAAGAAGCTGGTGCTGCGCCAGCGGCAGGCGAAGGCAACGAACAATCCGCCAAGCCGCATTTCGACAATCGGCGCGGCAAGTCCGGGCCCAAGGGTCCAAGGCAGGATGAGCATCGCCAGGATCGCCAGAACAAACCGGCAAATGCGCCGCGTCCGCCGCGCGAGCGCCAGCCCGACCCCAATTCGCCCTTTGCAAAACTTCTAGAACTAAAGGCAAGGCTCGAAAATAACGCGGATTCCAAATAA
- a CDS encoding glutathione S-transferase family protein yields the protein MITLYTFGPLFDLPDASPFVVKAMLLLKFAGLPYKEERGGFRKAPKGKLPFIVDDGAAIADSTFIRFHIETKYGVDFDAGLSPGARATAWALEKMCEDHLYWALVDMRWCDMGNFERSVARFFDWLPAPVRPLAKIMIRRMVVRRLNVQGMGRHRKEEIAELAIRDLEALAAVLGEKAFLMGDAPCGADATVFGFVGCLLSPACQSPIRAAAENHANLVAYRDRLLGLYFPGFSGGNLPIGQQAEV from the coding sequence ATGATCACGCTTTATACGTTTGGACCTCTGTTCGATCTGCCCGACGCGAGCCCCTTCGTCGTCAAGGCCATGCTGCTTTTGAAATTCGCAGGCCTTCCTTACAAGGAAGAGCGCGGCGGCTTTCGAAAGGCGCCGAAAGGCAAGCTGCCTTTTATCGTCGATGATGGCGCAGCGATTGCCGATTCGACCTTCATCCGCTTTCATATCGAGACCAAATATGGCGTCGACTTCGATGCCGGTTTGAGCCCTGGCGCCAGAGCCACTGCCTGGGCGCTCGAGAAAATGTGCGAGGATCATCTTTATTGGGCGCTCGTCGACATGCGCTGGTGCGACATGGGCAATTTCGAACGCAGCGTGGCGCGGTTCTTTGATTGGCTTCCGGCGCCGGTGCGGCCTCTCGCCAAAATCATGATCCGCCGCATGGTCGTCCGCCGCCTGAACGTTCAAGGCATGGGCCGCCATAGAAAAGAAGAGATCGCTGAGCTCGCGATCCGCGACCTCGAGGCTCTCGCCGCAGTCCTCGGCGAGAAAGCATTTTTGATGGGCGACGCGCCCTGCGGCGCGGACGCGACGGTCTTCGGCTTCGTCGGCTGCCTTTTATCGCCTGCCTGCCAATCGCCGATCCGCGCGGCGGCGGAAAATCACGCCAATCTTGTCGCCTATCGCGACCGGCTTTTGGGCCTTTATTTTCCCGGCTTTTCCGGAGGAAATTTACCAATTGGCCAGCAGGCCGAAGTGTAA
- a CDS encoding TCR/Tet family MFS transporter, whose amino-acid sequence MNKPLVVIFVAIGLDAAGIGLIFPILPQLLEDVTHTQNIAPTIGIMIALYAVMQFIFAPVLGALSDNLGRRPVLLISLAGAALNYVVMAFAPQLWMLFLGRAIAGLTSANVSVATAYITDISPEDKRARRFGLSNAMFGIGFIIGPVLGGLLGDTWVRLPFIAAAVLNACNLLLALFILPESHIPGHQKIDLAALNPLQPLRWVFSMKGLLPIILVYFFLSAAGEAYGTCWALWGFDTFQWNGLWIGLSLGTFGVCQTLVQALLPGPATKLLGERFAIVVGIACSCIALVAMAFANQGWIVFAIMPIFALGSIGTPAFQALATRQVDPACQGQLQGVLASAVSLASIIAPLAFSTFYFAVQKEWPGAIWLSVAVINAIAVPLVFLGTRTARSKQPASV is encoded by the coding sequence ATGAACAAACCCCTTGTTGTCATCTTCGTCGCAATCGGTCTCGACGCAGCGGGCATAGGCCTCATCTTCCCCATTCTCCCGCAACTTCTTGAGGATGTGACGCACACCCAGAATATCGCGCCCACCATCGGGATCATGATCGCGCTCTATGCGGTCATGCAGTTCATCTTTGCGCCCGTGCTCGGCGCTTTGAGCGACAACCTGGGCAGGCGTCCCGTACTGCTCATTTCCCTAGCGGGAGCGGCGCTCAATTATGTCGTCATGGCCTTCGCGCCGCAGCTTTGGATGTTGTTCCTCGGCCGCGCCATTGCTGGCCTGACCAGCGCCAATGTCTCCGTTGCAACGGCCTACATCACCGACATTTCGCCCGAGGACAAGCGAGCCCGTCGCTTCGGCCTGTCCAACGCCATGTTTGGCATCGGCTTCATCATCGGTCCGGTTCTCGGCGGACTGCTCGGCGACACCTGGGTGCGGCTCCCTTTCATCGCCGCCGCCGTGCTGAACGCCTGCAATCTCCTGCTGGCTTTGTTCATCCTGCCGGAGTCTCACATACCGGGGCACCAGAAGATCGATCTGGCCGCGCTCAACCCGCTTCAGCCGCTGCGTTGGGTCTTCTCGATGAAAGGGCTTCTGCCTATCATCCTTGTGTATTTCTTCTTAAGCGCCGCTGGAGAGGCCTATGGCACCTGCTGGGCACTGTGGGGCTTCGACACGTTCCAGTGGAATGGCCTTTGGATCGGCCTTTCGCTAGGCACGTTCGGTGTCTGCCAAACGCTGGTGCAGGCTCTCTTGCCCGGTCCAGCTACCAAACTGCTCGGGGAACGCTTTGCCATTGTCGTCGGGATTGCCTGCTCCTGCATTGCTCTCGTCGCCATGGCCTTCGCCAACCAAGGCTGGATCGTGTTCGCCATCATGCCGATCTTCGCTCTCGGCAGCATCGGTACACCCGCGTTTCAGGCCCTGGCCACCCGGCAGGTTGACCCGGCATGCCAAGGCCAGCTCCAAGGCGTACTGGCATCGGCCGTCAGCTTGGCCTCCATCATCGCCCCGCTGGCTTTCTCGACATTCTACTTTGCCGTTCAGAAGGAGTGGCCCGGAGCCATCTGGCTCTCTGTGGCCGTCATAAATGCAATCGCGGTCCCGCTGGTTTTTCTCGGCACCCGGACTGCACGCTCTAAGCAGCCTGCAAGCGTGTAA
- a CDS encoding NADP-dependent oxidoreductase, with amino-acid sequence MKAAQFSRFGGPEVLEIVDLPDPHPGPGQVRIAVRAAGINTTEWKLRKGLLSFGAGLPQTTGRDVAGVVDEVGEGVTDVSVGDRVFGVSDDGAGAAELALLTYRAPIPLFLGFVDAAGLPVALETATRSLDQLGVGRGIRLLINGAAGGIGSAAVQLAIARGARVIGTAGPANHDYLRLLGAEPVTYGEGMADRVRALAPDGVDAALDVAGSGVLPELIDLAGGPQNVVTLADIDGAKQHEVRFSSGFLHGHAFHALTEIAALIEAGRFWLPVERTYPLDKISDAHRVSENGHVRGRLVLVIG; translated from the coding sequence GTGAAAGCCGCGCAATTCAGCCGGTTCGGGGGTCCCGAGGTCCTCGAGATCGTGGATCTTCCCGACCCGCATCCGGGTCCCGGACAGGTCCGCATCGCCGTGCGCGCGGCCGGCATCAACACAACCGAGTGGAAGCTGCGCAAGGGGCTGTTGAGCTTCGGCGCAGGGTTGCCGCAGACGACGGGTCGCGACGTGGCAGGCGTCGTCGACGAAGTCGGAGAGGGTGTTACAGATGTTTCCGTCGGCGACCGGGTCTTCGGTGTCTCCGACGATGGTGCCGGAGCGGCCGAACTGGCGCTGCTGACCTATCGGGCGCCGATCCCGCTCTTTCTCGGTTTCGTCGACGCCGCCGGCCTCCCCGTCGCGCTCGAAACGGCGACGCGCAGCCTGGACCAACTCGGCGTCGGTCGTGGAATCAGACTGCTCATCAATGGCGCCGCGGGTGGGATCGGCAGCGCCGCTGTTCAACTCGCCATCGCCCGCGGCGCGCGCGTGATCGGCACCGCCGGCCCTGCCAACCACGACTATCTTCGGCTCCTCGGCGCGGAGCCTGTGACCTACGGCGAAGGCATGGCCGACCGAGTCCGCGCCCTCGCGCCCGATGGCGTCGACGCCGCGCTCGACGTTGCCGGAAGTGGCGTGCTGCCCGAGTTGATCGATCTTGCCGGCGGCCCGCAGAACGTGGTGACACTTGCCGACATCGACGGAGCGAAACAGCACGAGGTACGCTTCAGCAGCGGCTTTCTTCACGGTCACGCCTTTCACGCGCTGACTGAAATAGCTGCGCTCATCGAAGCCGGACGTTTTTGGCTTCCCGTCGAGCGAACCTACCCGCTCGACAAGATCTCGGACGCGCACCGCGTCAGTGAGAATGGGCACGTGCGAGGCAGGCTCGTGCTGGTCATCGGCTGA
- a CDS encoding TetR/AcrR family transcriptional regulator: MPALSDRRSRKRLATRQAISDAATLLFIERGFDHVTVDEIAEAADVGRMTVFNHFPRKEDMFFDRDEEGREILRDALAQRDPGIAPIETYRLLAHRSIAEQRPYVEFSARSQSFIETIERSEVLKARARAIRDELAQVVTVALAECVGRDPADPDAYLAAGLLLAAWTVAFIQAHRTFRQSHDTEKANAVFLALVDKGTIGLKAAMAGTPYA, encoded by the coding sequence ATGCCAGCGCTCTCCGACCGGCGATCCCGCAAGCGCCTCGCCACGCGACAAGCGATCTCCGACGCCGCCACGCTCCTCTTCATCGAACGGGGCTTCGATCATGTGACGGTGGACGAGATCGCTGAGGCCGCCGACGTCGGGCGGATGACGGTGTTCAACCACTTTCCCCGCAAGGAGGACATGTTCTTCGATCGCGACGAAGAAGGCCGCGAGATCCTGCGCGACGCCTTAGCGCAGCGCGATCCCGGCATTGCTCCGATCGAGACGTACCGCCTGCTCGCGCATAGGTCGATTGCCGAACAACGCCCCTACGTCGAATTTTCTGCCCGGAGCCAAAGCTTCATAGAGACGATCGAGCGCAGCGAGGTCCTCAAGGCGCGGGCGAGGGCGATCCGTGACGAACTCGCGCAGGTCGTGACAGTGGCGCTCGCCGAATGCGTTGGGCGAGACCCTGCCGATCCCGACGCTTATCTCGCGGCCGGCCTGCTCTTGGCGGCGTGGACCGTGGCCTTCATCCAGGCGCACCGGACCTTTCGGCAGAGTCACGATACAGAGAAAGCAAACGCCGTATTTCTCGCCCTTGTCGATAAGGGAACCATCGGCCTGAAAGCCGCAATGGCAGGCACGCCTTACGCTTGA